A region from the Janthinobacterium agaricidamnosum genome encodes:
- a CDS encoding hydrolase → MTNPKLEVLTPDNCQIIFIDQQPQMAFGVQSMDRQALKNNTVGLAKAAKVFNIPTIITTVETESFSGHTYPELLDVFPGKDILERSSMNSWDDQKVRDALAANGKKKVVVSGLWTEVCNNSFALCAMLEGDYEIYMVADASGGTSKEAHDYAMQRMIQAGVVPVTWQQVLLEWQRDWAHKATYDAVMAIVREHSGAYGMGVDYAYTMVHKAPQRIHGEHATLAPVPAK, encoded by the coding sequence ATGACCAATCCGAAACTGGAAGTCCTTACCCCCGACAATTGCCAGATCATCTTCATCGACCAGCAGCCGCAAATGGCGTTCGGCGTGCAGTCGATGGATCGCCAGGCGCTGAAAAACAATACCGTGGGCCTGGCCAAGGCCGCCAAGGTGTTCAACATCCCCACCATCATCACCACGGTGGAAACGGAAAGCTTCTCCGGCCACACCTATCCGGAACTGCTGGACGTCTTCCCCGGCAAGGATATCCTCGAGCGCAGCTCGATGAATTCGTGGGATGACCAGAAGGTGCGCGATGCGCTGGCCGCCAACGGCAAGAAAAAAGTCGTCGTTTCGGGCCTGTGGACGGAAGTGTGCAACAACAGCTTCGCCCTGTGCGCGATGCTCGAAGGCGATTACGAGATCTACATGGTGGCCGATGCATCGGGCGGCACTTCGAAGGAAGCGCACGACTACGCCATGCAGCGCATGATCCAGGCCGGCGTGGTGCCCGTGACGTGGCAGCAGGTGCTGCTGGAATGGCAGCGCGACTGGGCCCACAAGGCGACCTATGACGCCGTCATGGCCATCGTGCGCGAACATTCGGGCGCCTACGGCATGGGGGTCGATTATGCCTACACGATGGTGCACAAGGCGCCGCAGCGCATCCATGGCGAACACGCCACCCTGGCGCCGGTGCCGGCCAAGTAA
- a CDS encoding sensor histidine kinase has product MRVFLLWLMFMLASPCGLAIDAARGIHQLQHTRWTASDGAPDDIIVMTQGNDGFLWLGTHAGVRRFDGLRFEPVRVRQGSFPDTVALALKRAADGGMWIGWQVGGISHVKDGVVRNYAEPQGVQAGAIWGFAIGGDGAVWAAGVSGISRFDGRRWQAMGPAQGYTAQKASAVFADRDGHIAVFSEKGLFIWQATQSRFAPPIGRLDLRAPPQQGPDGRIYLLEMRGIRIIESLERYEQLDHRWIYRDTSGTSGSMLVDRAGTLWFDSQYGLHRTRSAGALAPGQLGISSDTESFLPRDGLSNVLVGSMCDDNEGNVWVSTYGGLDRFRQAAPVVLRTRAAPGVAEVFRTQEMLTGPAGAMWLSRDDVLGPLLLARADGTVLRAPRLGPVSAILAAPGGLWVAARAGLQQLAGADGRVLRTIAYPLGAAALKRMRAGVLAPDGSIWGVFSGAGVFQYRDGTWRREPLLPDGGAKVPLALLADAAGRLWLSYADGSVAMLEKGRLHAFGPAQGLDLGKIPMLIEYHGQVWAGGQRGVALWRGGRFVTLRSEPASATEGVVGLLRARDGSLWLNHGSGAAQIPAAQVELALRDAAHAMRATSYDAVDGLNGSIGMLHNRSVAEADDGKIWFSRQSATFWIDPRQALAALPAPRVEIGALLADGRRVDPPASAGLQLAAGTRDVQFHYNAASLGTPERLQFRYRLDGYDTQWQQAGGRRLAQYTGLGPGSYRFELIAANGDGVDSTVAQLPFRVLPAFYQTWWFRSLCAALLLAAAYGAYRWRLRQHAARLQVRMEAQQAERERIARELHDTLLQGTQAMILHFHNASMAIAEDDPARAAMLRALDDADRMLGEGRDHVHDLRAGDDGGARWSAILRREGERLAAQHGIVFRYAEEGEARMLHARAAHEIYRIASEALRNAFQHARAQVVEVAVRYARGGIELVVRDDGQGLPPVVAANGQIPGHWGMPGMRERAARLGARLSVDGRDGGGTQWRLRVPARRAWPAAHGPLRRWWQRWRRSGVEDAAP; this is encoded by the coding sequence ATGCGCGTCTTCCTGCTGTGGCTGATGTTCATGCTGGCCAGTCCTTGCGGGCTGGCCATCGATGCCGCACGCGGTATCCATCAGCTGCAGCACACGCGCTGGACGGCCAGTGACGGCGCGCCCGACGATATCATCGTCATGACACAGGGCAATGACGGTTTCCTGTGGCTGGGCACGCATGCGGGCGTGCGCCGTTTCGACGGCTTGCGCTTCGAGCCCGTGCGTGTGCGCCAGGGCAGCTTTCCCGACACGGTGGCGCTGGCGCTCAAGCGCGCCGCCGACGGCGGCATGTGGATAGGCTGGCAAGTGGGCGGCATCAGCCACGTCAAGGATGGGGTGGTGCGCAATTATGCCGAGCCGCAGGGCGTGCAGGCGGGCGCCATCTGGGGCTTTGCCATCGGCGGCGACGGCGCCGTGTGGGCGGCCGGCGTGTCCGGCATCTCGCGCTTCGATGGCCGGCGCTGGCAGGCGATGGGACCGGCGCAGGGCTACACGGCGCAAAAGGCGTCCGCCGTGTTTGCCGACCGCGATGGCCACATCGCCGTGTTCAGTGAAAAAGGCCTGTTCATATGGCAGGCGACGCAGTCGCGCTTCGCGCCGCCCATCGGCCGGCTCGACCTGCGCGCGCCGCCGCAGCAGGGACCGGACGGCCGCATTTATTTGCTGGAGATGCGCGGCATCCGCATCATCGAGTCGCTGGAACGCTACGAGCAGCTCGATCATCGGTGGATTTACCGCGATACCAGCGGCACCAGCGGCAGCATGCTGGTCGACCGCGCGGGCACCTTGTGGTTCGACAGCCAGTACGGCTTGCACCGCACGCGCAGCGCCGGCGCGCTGGCGCCGGGGCAGCTGGGCATCAGCAGCGACACGGAATCGTTCCTGCCGCGCGATGGCTTGAGCAATGTCCTCGTCGGCTCCATGTGCGACGACAATGAAGGCAATGTCTGGGTTTCCACGTATGGCGGCCTGGACCGTTTCCGCCAGGCCGCGCCCGTGGTCCTGCGCACGCGCGCCGCGCCCGGCGTGGCCGAAGTGTTCCGTACCCAGGAAATGCTGACCGGACCGGCAGGCGCGATGTGGCTGTCGCGCGACGACGTCCTGGGGCCGCTGCTGCTGGCGCGGGCCGACGGCACGGTGCTGCGCGCGCCGCGCCTGGGGCCCGTCAGCGCCATCCTGGCAGCGCCGGGCGGCCTGTGGGTGGCGGCCCGCGCCGGCCTGCAGCAGCTGGCCGGCGCGGATGGGCGCGTGCTGCGCACGATCGCCTATCCATTGGGCGCGGCCGCGCTCAAGCGTATGCGCGCCGGCGTGCTCGCGCCCGATGGCAGCATCTGGGGCGTGTTCAGTGGCGCCGGGGTGTTCCAGTACCGCGACGGGACCTGGCGGCGCGAACCGCTGTTGCCCGATGGCGGCGCGAAAGTGCCGCTGGCGCTGCTGGCCGACGCGGCCGGGCGCCTGTGGCTGTCGTATGCCGATGGCAGCGTCGCCATGCTGGAAAAGGGGCGGCTGCACGCCTTCGGTCCCGCGCAGGGCCTGGACCTGGGCAAGATTCCCATGCTGATCGAATACCACGGGCAGGTGTGGGCGGGCGGGCAGCGTGGCGTGGCGCTGTGGCGCGGCGGCCGCTTCGTCACCCTGCGCAGCGAGCCGGCCAGCGCCACCGAGGGCGTGGTGGGCCTGCTGCGCGCGCGCGACGGCAGCCTGTGGCTCAATCATGGCAGCGGCGCCGCGCAGATTCCCGCCGCGCAAGTGGAACTGGCGCTGCGCGACGCCGCCCATGCCATGCGCGCCACCTCGTACGACGCCGTCGATGGCTTGAACGGCAGCATCGGCATGCTGCACAACCGCTCGGTGGCCGAAGCGGACGATGGCAAGATCTGGTTTTCGCGCCAGAGCGCGACGTTCTGGATCGATCCGCGCCAGGCGCTTGCGGCCTTGCCGGCGCCGCGCGTGGAAATCGGCGCGCTGCTGGCAGACGGCCGGCGCGTCGATCCGCCCGCAAGCGCGGGCCTGCAGCTGGCGGCCGGCACGCGCGACGTGCAATTTCATTACAACGCCGCCAGTCTGGGCACGCCGGAGCGTTTGCAGTTCCGCTACCGGCTCGACGGCTACGATACGCAGTGGCAGCAGGCGGGCGGGCGGCGCCTGGCGCAGTACACGGGCCTGGGTCCGGGCAGCTACCGCTTCGAGCTAATCGCGGCGAATGGCGATGGCGTGGACAGCACGGTGGCGCAACTGCCGTTCCGCGTGCTGCCCGCCTTTTACCAGACCTGGTGGTTCCGCAGCCTGTGCGCGGCGCTGCTGCTGGCCGCCGCGTACGGCGCCTACCGCTGGCGGCTGCGCCAGCACGCTGCGCGCCTGCAGGTGCGGATGGAGGCGCAGCAGGCCGAGCGCGAACGCATCGCGCGCGAGCTGCACGATACCCTGCTGCAGGGCACGCAGGCGATGATCCTGCACTTTCACAATGCCAGCATGGCCATCGCCGAGGATGATCCCGCGCGCGCCGCCATGCTGCGCGCGCTCGACGATGCCGACCGCATGCTGGGCGAGGGGCGCGACCATGTGCACGACCTGCGCGCCGGCGACGATGGCGGCGCGCGCTGGAGCGCCATCCTGCGGCGCGAAGGCGAACGGCTGGCGGCGCAGCACGGCATCGTGTTCCGCTATGCGGAGGAGGGCGAGGCGCGCATGCTGCATGCGCGCGCCGCGCACGAAATCTACCGCATCGCCAGCGAAGCGCTGCGCAATGCCTTCCAGCACGCGCGTGCGCAGGTGGTCGAGGTGGCGGTGCGCTATGCGCGCGGCGGCATCGAACTGGTCGTGCGCGACGATGGCCAGGGCTTGCCGCCGGTGGTCGCGGCGAACGGACAGATTCCCGGACACTGGGGCATGCCCGGCATGCGCGAGCGCGCCGCCAGGCTCGGTGCGCGCCTGTCCGTGGACGGGCGCGACGGGGGCGGCACGCAGTGGCGCCTGCGGGTACCGGCGCGGCGCGCCTGGCCTGCGGCGCACGGGCCCTTGCGACGCTGGTGGCAGCGCTGGCGCCGTTCAGGCGTCGAGGATGCCGCGCCGTAG
- a CDS encoding DUF883 family protein yields the protein MNAIEKTSSEMNGTAQETRQDLHRTIDKVASQAQPLADKVATRAHDSVDQVGDRIEQVSDTVSKASERLMARGKQLGVACQRAGETGRDYVRERPAMSLLIAAAAGYGLSKLLGSRK from the coding sequence ATGAACGCGATTGAAAAAACCAGCTCCGAGATGAACGGCACCGCCCAGGAAACCCGCCAGGATTTGCACCGCACCATCGACAAGGTGGCTAGCCAGGCACAGCCTCTGGCCGACAAGGTCGCCACGCGCGCGCATGACAGCGTGGACCAGGTGGGCGACCGCATCGAGCAAGTCAGCGACACCGTCAGCAAGGCCTCGGAGCGCCTGATGGCGCGCGGCAAGCAACTGGGCGTCGCCTGCCAGCGCGCTGGCGAAACGGGCCGCGATTATGTGCGCGAGCGCCCGGCCATGTCCCTGCTGATTGCGGCCGCGGCCGGCTATGGCCTGTCGAAATTGCTGGGTTCGCGTAAATAA
- a CDS encoding catalase: MATTKKTPSTDGAGSVLSSMSGPSDGNAPNSLGTDNDVTRALLQKTAASQQLSAAMADNPKEDGQYGEAARTPIEGVHVAAGEPLATASTTGETLASPKTGDGQPALGENALNSSLDGARSDDSGCVLTTNQGVPVGDNQNSLKAGLRGPTLMEDFILREKLTHFDHERIPERVVHARGSAAHGYFECYKEQSKLTRAAPFAKAGKRTPVFVRFSTVAGERGSTDTARDVRGFAVKFYTDEGNWDLVGNNIPVFFIQDAMKFPDVVHAVKPEPHNGMPQAASAHDTFWDFASLSPEITHMLMWVMSDRAIPRSYRMMQGFGVHTFRLVNAKGQSVFCKFHWSPMAGTHSLVWDEAVKISGADSDFHRRDLWESIECGEYPEYELSFQVFTEAQAEAFPFDVLDPTKLIPEEVVPLIPVGKMVLNRNPDNFFAETEQVAFCTAHIVPGIDFSNDPLLQGRIHSYIDTQITRLGGANFHEIPINSPLAPVHNNQRDGIHRQAINRGRVAYEPNSLAGGCPFQAGARGFNSFPASAEGDKVRGKPEKFAEHFGQARLFWISQTPVEQDHIVHAFRFELSKVQTVAIRKRIVAMLRNVDETLAQRLADALGLALPPVMPPVSMLPIPAYPPSPALSLFFRPGKTGIHTLRVAILVGPGSDGAQVRNIYASLLAEGAVPRLVGSHLGKVDTSGGAPLDVEISLETGPSVLFDAVVIPDGQGAVQQLGSDANALDFLRLQYRHCKPMLAIGAGKGLLDKAGVPVTLPDGKPDPAIIVVPAGDVAKGVAAFKKALAAHRAFARETDPPRV, from the coding sequence ATGGCTACCACCAAGAAAACGCCGTCCACGGACGGTGCGGGTTCCGTATTGAGCAGCATGTCCGGCCCATCCGACGGCAATGCGCCAAACAGCCTGGGCACGGACAATGACGTGACCCGCGCGCTGCTGCAAAAGACGGCCGCCAGCCAGCAGCTGTCCGCCGCCATGGCCGACAATCCCAAGGAAGATGGCCAGTATGGCGAGGCGGCGCGCACGCCGATCGAAGGCGTGCATGTGGCGGCCGGCGAACCGCTGGCCACGGCCAGCACCACGGGCGAAACGCTGGCGTCGCCGAAGACGGGCGATGGCCAGCCCGCGTTGGGCGAGAATGCGCTGAATAGCTCGCTGGATGGCGCCCGCAGCGACGACAGCGGCTGCGTGCTGACGACCAACCAGGGCGTGCCCGTGGGCGACAACCAGAACTCGCTGAAGGCGGGCCTGCGCGGCCCCACCCTGATGGAAGATTTCATCCTGCGTGAAAAGCTCACGCATTTCGACCATGAGCGCATCCCCGAGCGCGTCGTGCATGCGCGCGGTTCGGCCGCCCACGGCTATTTCGAATGCTACAAGGAACAAAGCAAGCTGACGCGCGCCGCGCCGTTCGCCAAGGCGGGCAAGCGCACGCCCGTCTTCGTGCGCTTTTCCACGGTCGCCGGCGAGCGCGGCTCGACCGACACGGCGCGCGACGTGCGCGGCTTCGCCGTGAAGTTCTATACGGACGAAGGCAACTGGGACCTGGTCGGCAACAACATCCCCGTCTTCTTCATCCAGGATGCGATGAAATTTCCCGATGTGGTCCATGCGGTCAAGCCCGAGCCGCACAACGGCATGCCGCAGGCGGCCAGCGCACACGACACCTTCTGGGATTTCGCCTCGCTGTCGCCGGAAATCACGCACATGCTGATGTGGGTCATGTCCGACCGCGCCATCCCGCGCAGCTACCGCATGATGCAGGGTTTCGGCGTGCACACCTTCCGTCTCGTGAACGCCAAGGGCCAGTCCGTGTTCTGTAAATTCCACTGGTCGCCCATGGCCGGCACGCACTCGCTCGTGTGGGACGAAGCCGTCAAGATCAGCGGCGCCGATTCCGATTTCCACCGGCGCGACCTGTGGGAATCGATTGAATGCGGCGAGTATCCCGAATACGAGCTGTCGTTCCAGGTCTTCACGGAAGCGCAGGCCGAAGCGTTTCCCTTCGACGTGCTCGACCCCACCAAGCTGATTCCCGAAGAGGTGGTGCCGCTGATACCCGTCGGGAAAATGGTCTTGAACCGCAATCCCGACAATTTTTTCGCCGAGACGGAGCAGGTGGCCTTCTGTACGGCGCACATCGTGCCCGGCATCGATTTTTCCAACGACCCGCTGCTGCAGGGCCGCATCCACTCGTATATCGACACGCAGATCACGCGCCTGGGCGGCGCCAACTTCCATGAAATCCCCATCAACTCGCCGCTGGCGCCCGTGCACAACAACCAGCGCGACGGCATCCACCGCCAGGCCATCAACCGGGGCCGGGTCGCGTACGAGCCCAATTCGCTGGCGGGCGGCTGCCCGTTCCAGGCCGGCGCCAGGGGCTTCAACAGTTTTCCCGCTTCCGCCGAGGGCGACAAGGTGCGCGGCAAGCCCGAGAAATTCGCCGAGCACTTTGGCCAGGCGAGGCTGTTCTGGATCAGCCAGACGCCGGTCGAGCAAGACCATATCGTGCATGCGTTCCGCTTTGAACTGAGCAAGGTGCAGACGGTGGCGATTCGCAAGCGCATCGTCGCCATGCTGCGCAATGTCGACGAGACCCTGGCGCAGCGCCTGGCCGATGCGCTGGGCCTGGCGCTGCCGCCCGTCATGCCGCCCGTGTCCATGCTGCCGATTCCTGCGTATCCGCCGTCGCCGGCGCTGTCGCTTTTTTTCCGCCCCGGCAAGACGGGCATCCATACCCTGCGCGTGGCCATCCTCGTCGGGCCGGGCAGCGATGGGGCGCAGGTGCGCAACATCTATGCATCCTTGCTGGCCGAGGGCGCCGTGCCGCGCCTCGTGGGCAGCCATCTGGGGAAAGTCGACACGAGCGGCGGCGCGCCGCTCGACGTGGAAATCTCGCTCGAAACGGGACCGTCCGTGCTGTTCGACGCCGTCGTGATACCGGATGGCCAGGGCGCCGTGCAGCAGTTGGGCAGCGACGCGAACGCGCTCGACTTCCTGCGCCTGCAATACCGGCACTGCAAGCCGATGCTGGCCATCGGCGCGGGCAAGGGCTTGCTGGACAAGGCTGGCGTGCCGGTGACCCTGCCCGACGGCAAGCCGGACCCCGCCATCATCGTCGTGCCGGCGGGCGACGTGGCGAAAGGCGTGGCGGCCTTTAAAAAGGCGCTGGCCGCGCACCGGGCGTTTGCGCGCGAAACGGATCCGCCCCGCGTGTGA
- a CDS encoding sensor histidine kinase, which yields MASMHYLPQQQDPGLAPAQRMGGMGGMGEFAASVAHEVRQPLAAIALNADAALRWLDHDPPRLDEARAALALVASAGSHASAVLRSVHGLACHAPGSHVQFVADDAVQELLPLLRAPLQRHAIDLQTRLAPGRPLLHADPVQFRQVLLNLLMNAIEALQGTRGRPRTVLLSSRLDEGVQHFSIADNGAGIAPQAAGRLYHALYSSKPDGMGMGLAICRRILDAHGGRLWHAPGAPHGTVFHFTLPAP from the coding sequence ATGGCCAGCATGCATTATTTACCTCAGCAGCAAGACCCCGGCCTGGCACCGGCCCAGCGCATGGGCGGCATGGGCGGCATGGGCGAATTTGCCGCATCGGTCGCGCACGAGGTGCGCCAGCCGCTGGCGGCTATCGCGCTCAATGCCGATGCCGCCTTGCGCTGGCTCGACCACGATCCGCCCCGCCTCGACGAGGCGCGCGCGGCGCTGGCCCTGGTCGCCAGCGCCGGCAGCCATGCCAGCGCCGTGCTGCGCAGCGTGCATGGCCTGGCCTGCCATGCGCCGGGCAGCCATGTGCAGTTTGTCGCCGACGACGCCGTACAGGAGCTGCTGCCGCTGCTGCGCGCGCCGCTGCAACGCCACGCCATCGACCTGCAAACGCGGCTGGCGCCGGGCCGCCCGCTGCTGCATGCCGACCCGGTGCAATTCCGGCAAGTCCTCCTGAACCTGCTGATGAACGCCATCGAAGCCCTGCAGGGCACCCGTGGCCGGCCGCGCACGGTGCTGCTGTCCTCGCGCCTCGATGAGGGCGTGCAGCATTTCAGCATCGCCGACAATGGCGCCGGCATCGCGCCGCAGGCAGCCGGCCGCCTGTACCACGCCCTGTATTCCAGCAAGCCGGACGGCATGGGCATGGGCCTGGCCATCTGCCGCCGCATCCTCGACGCGCATGGCGGCCGCCTGTGGCATGCGCCCGGCGCGCCCCATGGCACAGTCTTCCACTTCACCCTGCCAGCACCATGA
- a CDS encoding response regulator yields the protein MHTPRDNDTPISLLIADDHPLILAGLASLIASLPGLRLLGQAGTGSAAVALYRELRPDVVLMDLNMPEMHGVEAIERICADDAQAKIVILTTYQGEDSVHRALRAGARGYLLKDSGFLQLTQCIGQVAAGRHYLPPELAAQQAGRIEANRLSKREHDILLHLSAGKSNKMIARSAGIEVGTVKFHVNNILTKLNVSSRTEAATVAARRGLLGAF from the coding sequence ATGCACACGCCCCGCGACAACGACACCCCTATCTCGCTGCTGATCGCCGACGACCACCCGCTGATCCTGGCCGGCCTGGCCTCGCTGATCGCATCGCTGCCGGGTTTACGCCTGCTGGGCCAGGCCGGCACGGGCAGCGCCGCCGTGGCGTTGTACCGGGAGCTGCGTCCCGACGTGGTGCTGATGGATTTGAACATGCCGGAAATGCATGGCGTCGAGGCGATCGAGCGTATCTGCGCGGACGACGCGCAAGCGAAGATCGTCATCCTCACCACCTACCAGGGCGAAGACAGCGTGCACCGGGCCCTGCGCGCCGGCGCGCGCGGCTACCTGCTGAAGGATTCCGGCTTCCTGCAACTGACGCAATGCATCGGCCAGGTGGCCGCCGGCAGGCACTATCTGCCGCCGGAACTGGCGGCGCAGCAGGCCGGCCGCATCGAGGCGAACCGCCTGTCGAAACGCGAGCACGACATCCTGCTGCACCTGTCTGCGGGCAAGAGCAACAAGATGATCGCGCGCAGCGCCGGCATCGAGGTGGGCACCGTCAAATTTCACGTAAATAATATTTTGACCAAGCTCAACGTATCAAGCCGCACCGAGGCGGCCACGGTGGCCGCCCGGCGCGGCTTGCTGGGCGCGTTCTAG
- a CDS encoding alpha/beta fold hydrolase produces the protein MSKKIEAEEVNSRRKLLVSVAGVAAGAGLLAAGGASAAAKPAAAAAAPGKLTVNKVTVKDGTVIHFKDWGTGTPVVFSHGWPLQGDAWEDQMMFLASHGYRVIAHDRRGHGLSSQPWQGNDMDTYADDLATLLDALDIKGATLVGHSTGGGEVARYIGRHGEKRVAKAVLVGAVPPQMVKSDTNPGGLPMSVFDGIRAGVLADRSQFFKDLTVPFFGANRPGNKVSQGMRDTFWLQGMQCGIKNAYDCIKQFSETDFTADLKKISVPTLVVHGGDDQIVPIDASGKAAAKLIKNAKLVIYEGAPHGLPATHKDRLNEDLLAFIKS, from the coding sequence ATGTCGAAGAAAATCGAAGCCGAAGAAGTCAATTCCCGCCGCAAGCTGCTCGTCAGCGTCGCCGGTGTCGCCGCCGGTGCGGGCCTGCTGGCCGCCGGTGGCGCCAGCGCCGCCGCCAAGCCTGCCGCTGCCGCCGCCGCGCCGGGCAAGCTCACCGTCAACAAGGTCACCGTGAAGGACGGCACCGTCATCCATTTCAAGGACTGGGGCACGGGCACGCCCGTCGTCTTCAGCCACGGCTGGCCATTGCAGGGCGACGCCTGGGAAGACCAGATGATGTTCCTGGCCAGCCACGGCTACCGCGTGATCGCGCACGACCGCCGCGGCCACGGCCTGTCCAGCCAGCCATGGCAGGGCAATGACATGGATACCTACGCCGACGACCTGGCCACCCTGCTCGACGCGCTCGACATCAAGGGCGCGACTCTGGTCGGCCATTCGACGGGCGGCGGCGAAGTGGCGCGCTATATCGGCCGCCATGGCGAAAAGCGCGTGGCCAAGGCCGTGCTGGTGGGCGCCGTGCCGCCGCAGATGGTCAAGTCGGACACCAATCCCGGCGGCTTGCCGATGTCCGTCTTCGACGGCATCCGCGCCGGCGTGCTGGCCGACCGTTCGCAATTCTTCAAGGATCTGACGGTGCCCTTCTTCGGCGCCAACCGTCCCGGCAACAAGGTGTCGCAAGGCATGCGCGACACCTTCTGGCTGCAGGGCATGCAGTGCGGCATCAAGAACGCCTACGATTGCATCAAGCAGTTTTCCGAGACGGATTTCACTGCCGACCTGAAGAAAATCTCCGTGCCGACCCTGGTCGTGCACGGCGGCGACGACCAGATCGTGCCGATCGACGCTTCCGGCAAGGCTGCGGCCAAGCTCATCAAGAACGCCAAACTGGTCATCTATGAAGGCGCGCCGCACGGCTTGCCGGCCACCCACAAGGACCGCCTGAACGAAGACTTGCTGGCCTTTATCAAGTCCTGA
- a CDS encoding XapX domain-containing protein, whose translation MKLYVISLAVGLLVGIIYAVLQVRSPAPPAIALIGLLGMLIGEQIVPSVKRLMAGEAVTVSWLRSECVPKISGVEAKPALAKAAAKLDDDAA comes from the coding sequence ATGAAGTTATATGTGATTTCGCTGGCCGTGGGCTTGCTGGTTGGCATCATCTATGCCGTCCTGCAGGTACGCTCGCCGGCGCCGCCAGCCATTGCCCTGATCGGCCTGCTGGGCATGCTGATCGGCGAACAGATCGTCCCCAGCGTCAAGCGCCTGATGGCGGGCGAAGCCGTGACGGTATCGTGGCTGCGCAGCGAATGCGTGCCGAAGATCAGCGGCGTGGAAGCGAAGCCAGCGCTGGCCAAGGCCGCGGCAAAGTTGGATGATGATGCAGCGTAA
- a CDS encoding DoxX family protein — MKKHWMAALAGPFLPDAGLLFARVAGALLVLHVHGLPKLLHFSEELAHIDDPLHLGRAVTLYCALFSEIVCPLLVAAGLLTRLACLPLLFLLGVSMLLVHPDWSIADGQFGWLLIIVFGTIAISGAGRYSLDARLRA, encoded by the coding sequence ATGAAGAAACACTGGATGGCGGCGCTGGCCGGCCCCTTTTTACCCGATGCCGGCTTGCTGTTTGCGCGCGTGGCGGGCGCGCTGCTGGTGCTGCACGTGCACGGCTTGCCCAAGCTGCTGCATTTTTCCGAGGAACTGGCGCACATCGACGACCCGCTGCACCTGGGCCGCGCCGTCACCCTGTACTGCGCGCTGTTCTCGGAAATCGTCTGCCCGCTGCTGGTCGCCGCCGGCCTGCTGACGCGCCTGGCCTGCCTGCCCCTGCTGTTCCTGCTGGGCGTGTCGATGCTGCTCGTGCATCCGGACTGGAGCATCGCCGACGGGCAGTTCGGCTGGCTGCTGATCATCGTCTTCGGCACCATTGCCATCAGTGGCGCGGGACGCTATTCGCTCGATGCGCGGTTGCGGGCGTAA
- a CDS encoding response regulator transcription factor: MRSDTAAIRVLIADDHQLLLDGIAALLRAFPGVALVGQATDGQQAVQQFDALQPDVTLMDLQMPRMSGLDAIGAIRARHPQARIIVLTTYKGDTQVLRAIRAGACGYVLKSALRHELLAAIQNVHAGRRHITPEIEAELALYACSDVLSNRELDVLKQVAQGNSNRETGALLQIKEETVKAHMSTILAKLGARDRTHAVTIALRRGILDA, from the coding sequence ATGCGCAGCGATACGGCAGCGATACGCGTGCTCATCGCCGACGACCACCAGTTGCTGCTCGATGGCATCGCGGCCCTGCTGCGCGCCTTTCCCGGCGTGGCGCTGGTGGGCCAGGCCACCGATGGCCAGCAGGCGGTGCAGCAATTTGACGCGCTGCAGCCCGATGTCACGCTGATGGATTTGCAGATGCCGCGCATGAGCGGCCTCGATGCCATCGGCGCCATCCGCGCGCGCCATCCGCAGGCGCGCATCATCGTGCTGACCACCTACAAGGGCGATACGCAGGTGCTGCGCGCCATCCGCGCGGGCGCGTGCGGCTATGTGCTGAAAAGCGCGCTGCGCCACGAATTGCTGGCGGCGATACAGAACGTGCATGCGGGGCGGCGCCACATCACGCCCGAGATCGAGGCGGAGCTGGCCCTGTATGCCTGCAGCGACGTGCTGTCGAACCGCGAACTGGACGTGCTCAAGCAGGTCGCGCAAGGCAATTCCAACCGCGAGACGGGCGCCCTGCTGCAGATCAAGGAAGAAACCGTCAAAGCGCACATGAGCACCATCCTGGCCAAGCTGGGCGCCAGGGACCGCACCCATGCCGTCACCATCGCGCTACGGCGCGGCATCCTCGACGCCTGA